DNA from Clarias gariepinus isolate MV-2021 ecotype Netherlands chromosome 23, CGAR_prim_01v2, whole genome shotgun sequence:
AGCGGTTCACCGTGTCACTGAGCAGGAGCATACCTGTAAGGTAAGTTCATTGTCTTTCAATATGATTCTgggcatttattttcttttaaaacgtTTAACATGGTAAGCTaattctgtttcttttcttcatgTCAATCAATtgtgtggacaaagaaaaaGTCTATTCCCATGTGCAGATCTATAACCAAATTTGTCTTTTCTTTGTTAGATGTTTTCGATGAAGAAGTACCATGAACTCATTGCCCCATACACCCGTCTGCTGCCCCACGATAATATTTGTAAGATATCGGATGTAATCATGGGGGAGCAGAATGTGTACATCTTCTTTGAGCGTAACTATGGTGACATGCACTCATACGTGCGCACTTGTAAGAGGCTCCAGGAGGAGGAAGCTGTGCATCTCTTCAGACAAATGGCATCTGCAGTCATGCACTGCCACGAAAATGGTGTTGTACTGAGAGACCTCAAGTTACGCAAGTTTGTGTTTACCGATGCACAAAGGtcagttatttttttacttctcatatcagaaaacaaatgcatagtaatttaattcattttttatatgtatagctTTTAACAGTAAACATTGTTACAAATTCTAGATGATATTTTAAAAGTTAGGGTAAAAAGTAATAACTATACACATATGTATGTGATCTTTAAGTTTGCTTTACTACTTAATAACTCTGGGCCAAATTTATTTGTTGAAAATAACCTAaatgaattttttcttttttgcccaTAGAACAAAGCTGGTGTTGCACAACCTAGAGGACTCCTGCCTTCTGAACGGAGATGATGACTCTCTCACAGACAAACATGGATGCCCAGCTTATGTGGGACCAGAGATCTTAAACTCACAGCATTCATACTCTGGAAAAGCGGCAGACATTTGGAGCCTGGGAGTGGTGCTCTACACCATGCTGGTGGGTCGCTACCCTTTTCAAGACGTGGAGCCGGCTGCCCTGTTCAGCAAAATCCGCAGGGGTGCCTTTACAATCCCAGAGAGTCTGTCACCCAGAGCCAAGTCTCTTGTGTGCTGCCTGCTCAGAAAGTCACCCTTGGAGAGGCTGGAAGCCCCAGACATTTTGCTCCATCCATGGCTCCACTGTAGCACAAATGCCTTTGTCAGCCATCACCCTAACTCTAAGCACTCAACTGACCAAGTGGTGCCAGACTTTGAGGAATGTAAAAAAGGCGACTCACTGAAATTTAGTGAAGCTCCAGAGTGAGCTTTCACCTGCTTGTGTAAGCACACTATCTATTTGCAGTGGTTGCATAGATGAACATATTCAAGATttcaagacaaaataaattggATCCCCATTTGTAAATCCAATTTCTCACCTATAAAAATAGACCTAAAACAATGGATTGATTCTCGGTCTGGGAAATATCTACGGTGATACATACTGTTTAGCAAGCAGTTAAAAGGGCTACAGAAGGATGAAAGGCTTGtgctttaaaattacttttggAATAAGATTTGTGATTTAAAGCACGACTGGACTTTAAGCTCAATGCTTCTGCGAACATTCACTCCAGCAGTGTTGTGATATTCATGTGTATATTTCGTAATGTGTACATTTATGTTGTTGAAAGACTCTGAATCACTTGATACCTCGGACTCGAAACCTGCAATACTTGATGCATAGTATGTGCCTTTTGCGATGTACTGTTTACATAATTTTTAGTGGTAAGAGCAGTTAAAGCATTTAAAGTGCCTTTTTACCATTCTTAATATGTAGTTGTTTTTTAGTTTCCTACCAAAGACATAAGTTTTATTTCTCTCacacgcgcacatacatacacgtaTAAGTGTGCATAAATTCGACAATACAGTCGAGCTCAAGGCTGATAACAAAACACCCTGGTCTTCAGTAATGTCTCAGCAGTGTCGCAGGCTGATTGCTATGCCACATTCATGCTTAAGGAGCCCTCCATGTATTTCgcacataaattaacataactgTTTAGTATTTCTGCATTGTAGGTCCTTTTTTGACAGATATTAGAAAATATTCCAATAAGTTCTAATGAGCTGCAAAACTGTTATCATCaatatgaaaacaaaaaaggcttgaaatatttcacttatgTTATGAATCTgaaatttcacttttaattgCTATTTAATATATGGCAGAATATACCATGCATTAATCAGGTGATTTTACTATTTAGTTCTTCTCCCACTTCAGGATAAAATTGGTGGCTAGATAAAAACATGTCCTAAGGCTTTAATACTGTCTGgtatgtgtatgttttatgAGTGGACATAGATACTGGAAGAATACAGAGTGTAAGTCCACTTACACCACAGCACATTTCCATTAAATGGTAACATGACTTATGGCATCAGTGACACATTTGAGAAAAGAAGACATTACAAGTGTCAGCAATGATGTCAGCAGCAATGCCTTGACTGTCATCTGTATGTCTAACTGATTTGTTCActtgtaaatagctttttttgcaaccacagcaaaaaaaaaaaaaaagagaaagaaaaagaggacaCTACACTTGTTCTCAATTAAAGAAGTGGTTATTGTTTTGTAggtacaaataaacaaatgcaaaaaaaaaaagtttgtcttcctgaaaataaatgaatgctgtAATCTTTTAGTTTTGGAGGGTTTTGTCTAGCTTCCCTCAGTggagggaacacacacacacacaaacagacacacacaaagccaTAATAGTTTTGATGATTTATTTAACATGGCATTTCCACACTGAAAGCACACAAAGCCAGcaaagctgtttattttttcaattgggccatacacattaaaaacaatatgtttttatttgtttaatgacaaaaaaaatattcctgtaatatacatttaatacaaattcaattatatctttacaCTTCtgatagcttttttttaatgggattGTTGTCTGTCTTAGGCCCTTTTTGGGTAGCTGCCATCCTACAAAAATACTGAACTGCTTATTTATATGAAGTTAAAAGGGAATTCTACACATTAAACAATATGACAAAAGTTATACACTGAATATGAGCTGATTCTCAACTTGAATGTTGGTGGTAATTTTCAGCCAAGAAAATTCATTAAACAATATAGCCTCTGGTTGTTTGCTGTGCTTACTGTAAGTAGAATAACTATTAAATATGCTACTGTGCTAGCGCATTATTGTTCTACTGTGACATTTGTAGGATAATGCAAGAGTTTTTCCACATTTCAttctaaataaaagaaactatTATGTCGTATGGTTTAATACATTTCCTTGGCTGAAAATTATTACcataatttatttctaattacaACTAAATTCTCTAGTTCCTACCCGATGTGTACAAACTGGTAGGAACTAGTAAATTCAGCTCTAATGAGAAATAATTCTAAAcacatttcaatttaatttacattatccacacacacatgtacctTGTTTTTAATCTATTGCAGTAAAGTTATCATAAATCTGGCCAACCCTAATGTGGGTCTAAGTGCCCTTCCATTAATGTCATTTTACAATAGAAGCATTTCCCAAATCTACCTACTCCAACatgattatattaattattgtgAATATAATTACATAACAGCTCAGAGGGCACCCCAACATAGTCAAAGAAAATACCATACAAATTTgtcaaacaaaatgaaacaccAGAAATGTTTGGTCCCTTAACATTACCGTAACCAAGAGTTAATAACTAGATAAATCAAAAATCAAAACACCAAAAGGTCCCATCTATAGTATCAGAGACAGATGTATGCTGTTGAAAATTAAAATGCTAATACAAACAGGATAGAGCTAAAGTTATTTGTTTGGCCAAATTGGAGTATGAGGAAtagaaaatgcaaatgtaaggattttgtgggttttttttttaacatggctGAATTATACCAGTTTATAAACTGAAAAGTCAAATAGACCTCtcaattgcatttttaattttttgcacTCACTGTGTATTGTTCAATAAAATGCAATTATGAATATTTGCTCTGACCTTAAATTTGAATTGTGTTATCAAAATTATACAAAGACAGCTAATTTACTTTCCAATACATGCATGCATTAGCATCTTCTAATAAGcatttgaaattaaataaataatggcatatCTAAGGTATGAAGAGTAAAGAATAAAGTGCTTCATCCAACACACTGATGTATAAAATACAACTATTAACtttatgtaaagtaaaaaaagccaatattttaattaaaagaagcagTAAAAAAGAATTTTGACACTGCAGAAAAACCAAGGTATGCCATAGCAGTGCACAAAATATCCATCTACTACAATGAAAACCAAGTGTGGATCTAATtgaatttcttttaataaaagcatttaTCCCAGCACTAAAATAGAAAGAACAACCACTTGAAATAAAAAGCCATAAGACTGTAAGAGACATATAAAGGTATTTCAGAGGTATTTGGAAGCAATGGAGCCGAGTTATGAAATCTTCACTGGGCACACAAGGGTCGATACCTGCAATacatattattgttataaaacacAACTTATGCCAGTGCAAGTTAGAGTAAAATCTGACAATTGAATgtttaacataaatatttttttatttctaccaaaacatttttttttcctttaaatatttttctaaatgcattttatttcacttaatgTAAGAACAGGTATATGGTGtaaagttaaatgttttgtgtATTGGAGTTTTGCTTGTACTGCCCTCAGTGTGCactgttattttattctttttaaacttGTTGTCAGCATGTGTCAGCATTATGTGAAAGTTATACTGCACTgtgaatacaaaataaatgacatttcaTCTCcctccatactgtatattgtatacagTTAAGAAGGAAAGGGCTGGGAATAACCACTTAATTCATCACATTTTTCcagtttttgtaatttttacatacagtatataaaacacGTCCTTAAAGTTATGCTacaagttaaaatgtaaaacaaccaTTAATTATGTCATGATTTCCAAAATATTCATAATATCAAGTACACTGCCCAACAAAAACATTGCCaattggatttaaataagccAATACTAAAGAGCCTTTGATTTAATAATTACAGCTGTGAACAATATTTTGCAGCAGTCAACtattattttacctttttagTATCCAGTACAATCatagtttttttaatcaacCATGTCGGAAGCTACATGAAGTGTGGAAAAGATGTTGCTGTGTTTTAGCAGAGGCAAACAATTGGCTAAAATTTCCAGCAAAAATCACagcttttttaaaagtaaaagtatggTGGAGGCAATGTTATAATATAGGGTTACTTCAACTTTGGAAGTCTAGGCTTAACAAGTGtgtagcaataaaattaagtcagctgac
Protein-coding regions in this window:
- the trib3 gene encoding tribbles homolog 3 gives rise to the protein MSLNLSASALPVRLKRVDCEDPHNTQAVKCKRRRLSQPPSPGLAPCLLPQTNSTESIGSEKLCVSSIGPYILLEATEGTQSFRAVHRVTEQEHTCKMFSMKKYHELIAPYTRLLPHDNICKISDVIMGEQNVYIFFERNYGDMHSYVRTCKRLQEEEAVHLFRQMASAVMHCHENGVVLRDLKLRKFVFTDAQRTKLVLHNLEDSCLLNGDDDSLTDKHGCPAYVGPEILNSQHSYSGKAADIWSLGVVLYTMLVGRYPFQDVEPAALFSKIRRGAFTIPESLSPRAKSLVCCLLRKSPLERLEAPDILLHPWLHCSTNAFVSHHPNSKHSTDQVVPDFEECKKGDSLKFSEAPE